The sequence below is a genomic window from Nitrospinota bacterium.
AGAGAGCATAGGGTTTTATATCACTGGCCATCCTCTGGATGGGTTCACCCGGGAGTTGTCCTGGTTTACAGATGCCACCTCAGCCTCAATCGCTGAAATGGGAAATAAGAAAAAGGTCAGCCTGGCGGGTATGCCTATCAAGCATCTCCCTAAAACCACTCGCAAGGGTGATAAGATGGGGATTATTACTCTGGAGGATTTGCAGGGTTCGGTGGAGGTTATTCTTTGGCCGGAGATTTATGAAAAAGCCCAAACGCTTTTGTTGGCGGAAGAACCTCTGCTTGTGAAAGGTGAAGTGGATGCCGAGGGCAGCCTGCCAAAGGTCATTGCAACTGAAGTGTTTCCGCTTGGACAGGCGAATCAGCACTTTCAAGGCAAGGTGATGATCCACTTCAGGACTCTGGGACTGGAGCGTGAAACTTTGATCGCGGTAAAAGAGATTTTAGCGTCACATAAGGGCAATAACGATACCCGGTTACATTTTATATTCCCTGATAATAAAGAACGTGTAGTAACTGTGGCGGATGAATTACGTATTAAGCCTTCTGATGAAGTATTGGGCCAGATTGAGTCTCTTCTGGGGGAAGATGCCATTTTATTTGAATAGCAATCATTTGCAGGCCGCTGATTTGTGCGCTAATCTAACGCTTTAAATTTTAACATTTCTTATATCTGCCGAAGGCGAAATAAATATGGAAGTTAAAGAATTTTCCTTACGATACTACAACGATGTGATGGCTAATGGATTGACGGTGGTTACCGTTGAAATGCCGCATATTCACACCATGGAAGTATCAATGTTTGTCCGCGCTGGTTTAAGGTTTGAAACTGATAAGAATAACGGGATATCCCATTTCCTGGAACACATGATGTTCCGGGGTAATAAGAAATACCCGAATTCAATTTCCCTGAATAAGGAATTTGAGAATATTGGCCGGGATCTCCGGGCTTCAACACTTGGTGAGTATACCCAGTACGGGTTCAGTCCGCATATTTCAGAGTTGGATAAGGGGATGGAACTTTTCTCAGAGTTTCTTTATTCCCCAACTTTTCCGGAAATAGAGCTGGAAAGGGAAATTATTCTTGAAGAGTATTATGAAGAACTTAATGAAGAAGGCGTGAATGTGGATATAAACAACCAGGCCTGCAAGTTGCTTTATCCTGATAATCCAATCTCATGGCCAACTATAGGCACAGAGAAGAGCATTAAATCTATTAATGTGGAAATGTTAAGGGATTATTACAATGTCCATTATGTTCCCGGCAATATGATTTTGGCGGTTTCAGGCCCGACTGAGCATGATTATATCCTTTCAATGGCAGAAAAGTATTTTTCACGGTTCTCAAATACTGTAGCGCCGATTGCAAAAGATTGCTTTATAGATAGTATCTCTGAGAAGCAGGACCGGCCTCAGTTTCTTTTTCAGCAGGACTCAGATAGCCAGATTGAACTGCAAATATGCTTTCGTTCCTGTTCCTATAACCATAAAGATTTTTTGACGATGGGATTGATCAGTCGAATATTTGATGATGGATTCACCTCCAGGCTACAGAGAGTGCTTAGAGAAGAACGTGGCCTTGTATATTCTGTAGAATGCCGGGCCACCAGTATGTCAGATATTGGCACCATGGATTTTGATGTCACGGTAAGACCTGAAAAACTTTTGGAAGTGACAGATGTATTGCTTCAGGAAATTAAAGCTTTTGTGAACCATGGCCCTACAGATTACGAAGTGGCTCATGTGAAAAAACGTTATATGTTTGATTTGGATTCGGAACTGGATGATCCTTATAAGCAAGTGGTGCGTTATGCCTTTCCTCATCTCTATTCAGAAGAGCTTTCTTTGGAAGAAGAACGAAACCGGATAGAAATGATCTCAAAATCAAAAATTATGGAAGTTGCTCGAAAAACTTTTGTTCCTGAAGTGATGAACCTCATTCTTGTTGGTCCTTATACTCCGGAATTGCAGGAAGGTCTGGAGCAACTGGCTCTGAAATATTAATTGCATGAAACAAAATAGAATATTTACCTTCGCACTACTTTTATTTTTTCTCACGGCTTGCGGTGTGAATGTTGAGGATTGTTTGCAGGATGAAACTTGCGGTCCGGCTATACCTGTTGCCAACCATGATGGAGCTTTGCCGTCAGATCCTTATGACTCCTTTTGGGATAAAAAAGCTGTAGCCGTAAAGGTGGAGCTTGGTCCTCAAATGATCACTAATCCTAAATGGCCGAATCCTTCTACAAAGGAAGTCACGATTCGCGCGGCTAAAAATAATAACGACATCGCCATAATGCTGGAATGGAATGATGATACCAGGTCCAGCAACTTTGACCACTCGGCTTTGTATGTCGACCGAGCTGCAGTGATGTTTCCAGTCACTGTTAGTAAAGAAGCTCCCTCGATCACCATGGGAGAGCCGGGAATGCCTGTCAATATCTGGCAATGGAAGGCCATTGGCGGGGAGAGGGGCCAGCCAGGTGTAAAAGATAACCCCAATTCAATGCTTGCTCACCAGACCATTGAAGATTTGAATGCTGAAGGATTCAGCACTCTGACCGATCAGAATCAGCAGGATGTGAAAGGTGGGGCGATTTGGAAAGACAATAAATGGCGTCTGGTTTTGAATCGTTCCCTGACAAATGGAAATGCAAATGATGTGCAGTTCAGGCAATCGGTATTGATGGCCACTGCAGTCTGGAATGGTTCCAATAAAGAATTGAACGGGCAAAAAGGTCTTGCCGGCTGGCTTCTTTTAAAGTTTAGTTGAGCGTTTTTACTCGTAGTAGAAGATATATGGCGGCGGCAATGCCAGCTGAACCAAATATCATCCACATCACCATGATCTGGTAACGCACTGCGACGATCGGGTCAACTCCGGAAAGTATCTGGCCCGTCATCATTCCCGGTAATGCAACAAGCCCAACAGCAAAAAGACTATTTATTTGTGGTATGAGAGCCGCTTCTAAAGCTGTTCGTCTGGCACTCTTGGGATCTTTTTCCCGCTTGAACTCTGATTCAAAACGTTCTGCTGCCAGGCTGACTGTGTTCATGGAGTTGGCAAAGATCATTCCGGCAATTGGGATCACCATGTTTGGCTCAAACCATCTTGGCAGGTCCAATACCAGTTGTGTCACGAGACCCAGTTGAATTAGTCCCGGTGCTCCGATTGAGATGATGGCTATCAGGAAAGGCTTGTGTTCTTCGAATGGCCTGACGGCAATCCATGAAGCCACTGCTATCATAACGATAATTAATGCGATGATGACCATCGGTTGTGTGGTTTCGAAAACGTATTTTAGAAAATAGCCAACCAACAGGAGCTGAAGAAGCATGCGGGCGTTTGCGTATAATCCGACCCAGGGTTTGAGCTCCCATTGATACATTATTGCGATTAGAAAAGCTGCGGGGATGAAGACGATGCTCAGTTCCGGTAATGGAATGGTTTGCATGGTTAATCCTGAACTTTTACATGGCTACCTGGGACTGTTTTTCCAGGTTCGCGCGAAACTTTTTCCAGGGTGCTTGCAGGGCGGGTACCAGTTTTTCTTTCAACTCGTCTGGAACGAAGTTTATTTTTTCTACAGGCCAATCTTCAACATACCTTACATCCAGACCCGACTTTTTGTAAGGGATCAGCAGTGCTTCTTCAAAGCCATAAACCAGGGCATTTGAATAGACNNNNNNNNNNNNNNNNNNNNNNNNNNNNNNNNNNNNNNNNNNNNNNNNNNNNNNNNNNNNNNNNNNNNNNNNNNNNNNNNNNNNNNNNNNNNNNNNNNTTTTATGATATTGCTCTTCAATCGTTTGCTCTGAATGCATTCCCTGAATAAACTGATCAAAAAGATCTTTTATTATCGGCTCGGCATGTTCTACAAAATCCGGCGTCAAAGCGGCTTGTAAGGTAAAGTAAGTGATGAGCACATCCTGTAAAAGAAACTTTATTTCCGCGCTTTCTTTTTTGGGAGGCCGGGTGCGGATATTTAAAAGTTCTTTGAGAACTTTTATATTGCGGATCATATCGTAGATGATAGATTCTTCCCAGGTGGCTTCATTCCAGACAAAAAAAGCGCGCACAAAGCTGGCCCGGCCTGTGGTGTCCCACAATTGAAGCGCAGTTGTAGGTCTCTCTTTGTTGGAATAGGGGATGGCCTCTCCCCAGCGCGGATCTACCAGGTTCAACCCATAGCGTTTAAATATGGAGCAAAAGGTTTGCTGGTAAATTTCCATCAGACACTCAAAGTTTTCAGTCCGATCCAGAAGAGTATTCTGCGGAAGGTTGACGATGGAATAAAGTCGGGCTACCTGGGTTTTGGCTTGTCCATCATCCAGCCCAACCATATATGAGCCTCCCCACATTCCAGCGGTAATGGGCACTTTGATCTTGTGCTGTTGGTCCAACTGCTGGGAAACAGAGTCAGCAATGACCTTGAAGAGATTATGCAGATAATAAAGATTTACCCTATTGTCTTTAGGGTAAAGATGCCCTGGCAGAATTTTATATTGCATAGACTATAACTGATCTGATAAAGCCAAGTTAACGTGCTATTTCGTTTCAGCAAAGATGTAGTGAGTTGCCGGATTGGCCGAATGTTTAATCGGTCACTGCACCTTTACTTGCAGAACCAACAAGTTTTGCATATTTAGCCAGTACACCTGATTGGTACTTTATTTCAGGTGCAACGAACTCTTGCCTTCTTTCTTCCAGTTCGTCATCGGTCAGCTCTACGTTTAATTCGTTCTCGTCCATATCTATGGAGATCGTGTCATTATCTTTAAGGAGAGCGAGTGTTCCGCCTGTTTGAGCCTCGGGCGCTATATGTCCAATAACTATTCCATATGTTCCGCCGGAAAACCTGCCATCTGTAATCAGGGCTACCTTGTCACCCAGGCCTTCCCCAACAATGGCGGCAGTGGGGGCGAGCATTTCTCGCATACCCGGACCTCCTTTTGGTCCCTCAAACCGTATGACAACGACATCGCCTGCTTTAATGCGATTTTCGAGAATGGCATCGAGACATTCTTCTTCGGAATTAAAAACACGAGCCGGGCCGGTGAATTTTCGAACCTTGACACCGGAAACTTTAGCTACAGCTCCCTCTTTACAAAGGTTGCCCTTTAGAATAACGAGGTGCCCTTCAGTAGATTTTGGACGATCTATGGGAAGTATGACATCCTGGTCTTTCCTTGGCTGGTCAGGGA
It includes:
- a CDS encoding insulinase family protein, with the translated sequence MEVKEFSLRYYNDVMANGLTVVTVEMPHIHTMEVSMFVRAGLRFETDKNNGISHFLEHMMFRGNKKYPNSISLNKEFENIGRDLRASTLGEYTQYGFSPHISELDKGMELFSEFLYSPTFPEIELEREIILEEYYEELNEEGVNVDINNQACKLLYPDNPISWPTIGTEKSIKSINVEMLRDYYNVHYVPGNMILAVSGPTEHDYILSMAEKYFSRFSNTVAPIAKDCFIDSISEKQDRPQFLFQQDSDSQIELQICFRSCSYNHKDFLTMGLISRIFDDGFTSRLQRVLREERGLVYSVECRATSMSDIGTMDFDVTVRPEKLLEVTDVLLQEIKAFVNHGPTDYEVAHVKKRYMFDLDSELDDPYKQVVRYAFPHLYSEELSLEEERNRIEMISKSKIMEVARKTFVPEVMNLILVGPYTPELQEGLEQLALKY
- a CDS encoding ABC transporter permease yields the protein MQTIPLPELSIVFIPAAFLIAIMYQWELKPWVGLYANARMLLQLLLVGYFLKYVFETTQPMVIIALIIVMIAVASWIAVRPFEEHKPFLIAIISIGAPGLIQLGLVTQLVLDLPRWFEPNMVIPIAGMIFANSMNTVSLAAERFESEFKREKDPKSARRTALEAALIPQINSLFAVGLVALPGMMTGQILSGVDPIVAVRYQIMVMWMIFGSAGIAAAIYLLLRVKTLN